AACATGAAGAAGCATTGCCCCAACGCCTTCGCCATCGTGATCAGCAATCCCCTCGACGCAATGGTCTACGAGCTGATGCGCCGCACCGGCAAGCCCAAGGGCCAGGTCGTGGGCATGGCGGGCGTCCTCGACAGCGCGCGCTTCAGCCTGTTCCTGGCGCGTGAAACCGGCGCCAGCGTGAAGGACATCCGCGCCATGGTGCTCGGCGGCCACGGCGACGACATGGTGCCCGTGATGAGCGCCTGCACCATCAACGGCGTGCCCCTGGCGCAGATGGTCGCCAAGGACAAGCTCGACGCCATCATCGCTCGCACCCGCAAGGGCGGCGGCGAGATCGTCGGCCTGATGGGCACCAGCGCCTACTACGCGCCCGCCGCAGCCGCGATCGCCATGGCCGAAGCCTACCTCTACGACCAAAAGCGCCTCCTCCCCGCCGCCGCCTACCTCGAAGGCGAATACGGCTACAAAGACTTCTTCATGGGCGTGCCCTGCGTCATCGGCGCCGGGGGCGTCGAGAAGATCATCGAGGTCGAGCTCTCCAACGACGAAAAGTCCATGCTCAAGAAGAGCGCCGAGAGCGTGATGAGCGTGGTCGAGGTGGTGAAGAAGTCGAGCTGAGCTTCACGCCAACGGAGTCACCTTCGCCGGTGCGCTGGCGAAGGTCGCTTCCGCGAGCGATGCGCACCTTCGCCAGCGAAGGTCGCAAGCGACTCAGCCTTCGCCAGCGAAGGCGACTCGCAAACCAATGAAGCACCGAGAGCGGCCGTCCCCATCCCGGGAGCGGCCGCTTTCGTATTTGCTTTGGGGTCTAGGGCGCCGCGACGCGAGGCGGCTACTCATGCGATGCGCGGCGAGGGTGCGTTCGGCGGCCGGGTCGCGCCGCGGGTGCACCCGACGGCAGCGGCCCGGTACGAGCTGCCATTGGTACGCGCGTGGGGGTCACGAGTCACGATCGGTACTTGGTATGCAAAGTATCGTGCCGCGATGGCTCCCCCCGTCGTCAGCAGCGCAAGCCGGCGCGGCTGCTGCGAGCGCCGGAACCTATCTCGACAAAATGCTCAGATTCGTGAGCGTTCTTTGGACATGCTCGACCATGTCGCGAAACTGATCACGCTGGTGAGCATTTCTTCGACATGGCTTCGCGTCGACGTCGACGACTTGTCACCCAGCGCACGTCGCGCTTCACCCGCCCAGAGCCGCACACACCGCATCGACCGCTTCCGCCGCGCGGTGAGGTTCAATCGTCGCGATGAACCAGGTCGATGGTTTCGCCGGATTGGGCGCAACTGGCGACCACGGTGGCCAGCTGTTGTTGGCCGCGGATGGCTTGCCAGACTTGCGGCGCGCAGCCTCGGGCGGCCAGGCCCAACGTGAGTGGCGTGTGGGCTGTGTTGGGGACGGTGATGAAGTCGCGCACGGAGCCGTGGTGGTTGTCGAAATGGTACTGGGCTTGAGCGGTGGTGGTCGTGGGGTCGAAGGGGCCATGGAAGTAGACGGCAGGGATCGTCGATAGGTAATCGACTGAGTCGTAGTCCTTGCGAGGCATGCCGCTGCAGAGGTCGGCCCCTACGGCGTTGAGTTCAGCCCCGGAGAGCTCGCGCCCGGGAAGCCAGTGACCCCAGAGCTCGCGGCACGCGATGGTGCTGAAGAGCCCTCCGGAGGGTTGGCTGGGGATCCCCGCTGGCACGCTCGACATGAAGTTTTGGACATAGGCATTCGCGGCCGCGTCGTTGGCGGTGAGGCCGTTCAGCCAATAGCTGAGGAGGTGCCCGTAGCCGGGGTAGTCGCCGAGGATCAGCTGCTGCGACACAAAGGCGCCCCACTGGTAGCGCGTGTAGCCGTTCGGGTCACCGAAGGGCTCGGCCGTGAGCGATTGGCGCCACGAGCTGGGTATCAAGAGCTGCACTCGAGCCCACTCGCTCTTGAAGGCGGCGAAGTACTCGTCGAAGGAAGCGAAGGCACGGCCCAGCGCGCCCTCGAGGACGATGCTCTTTGGGAGCGGGACGGCGCTCTGTGCGAGATCGTGGGCGGCGACCGTGACCACGGCAGTCCCGAACGAAGCGCCATAGAGATAGTACTCGTCGGGAGACTCCCGCTCGATGACGGCGCGCACATCGCTGGCGACGCGCTGGATGGTGTACGCATCCTCGTCGGGGAGCGTTCCGAGATCGGGAAAGACGTTGCAGCCCGAGCCGCGCGCGTCGACGTAGACGATGTTGAATTGGGCGGTAGGGACGGCGCCCAACGCGAAGTTGCTCGAGGCATCTTCTGCGATCAGGGATTGTCCGGGACCGCCCGGGACGACGAACACCCAGGGTGCCGTGGGGCTGGCTTCGAACACGCGGTAGCGAAAGCGAATGCGGGGACCGTTCGGGTCGGCGGTTGCCGGCGCGTCGACGCTTCGCACTCCGGGATAGTCACAGGCAACGTTGCTCTCCCAAGCGGTCGCGGCGTCGCTCGGTGCGTCGAGCGCGCCATCGGGTCCAGCGTCACTCGAGACCACTGCGTCGAGACCTGCGTCCGCTGGCGAGGCGCTGGGCTGCTCGGATCCACTGCAGGCGGACAGCGCCAGGACGAACAGGAGGTGGATCGGGCGCGCCATGACATCGGGCCGCCGGAATGAGTTGGCCTTCGCCCTGGACGAAGCGGAGATGCCGCCGTAGCTGCGGGCGACGGAGAGTGCGACGTTCACGCCGAAGCGGGTGACGGCGCGCGTGACCTCGAGCTGATCGCCGTCGAGGCTGCCGGCGCAGCCGCTGTCTTGCGAGCGCATAGGACAATCGAACTACGAACAGGCAGTTCGCGCAACCGTTGGCGTGGGCGGCGTGAAAGGATGAAGCTCCGACATGAGTGCGCGGGAGTGGGGACCACAAGCGCGGGGCAATCAACGGGGTGGGATCACTGGGAAATCAGTCAGCGGGCGCAACGCTGACCGCGTGCACGTAGGGGCTGTGGCCGAGCCAGACCAACGGTGCCATTGGTGCGCGCTTGGGGGGTCACGAGTCGCGATCGATACTTGGTATGCAAAGTATCGCCGCGCGATGGCTCCCGCCTGTCGTCAGCAGCGCAAGCCGGCGCGCACCAGGTCGAACGCTGCGGCGCGCTCATCACCAGCGCAGCCGGCACCCGCACGACGCGCCAACCGTCGCGCGCCAGCGCGCGGTCGCGCCGCACGTCAGCGCCAACTCGCTCCACGTAGTGCGCGGCCGATGCCGAAACCGACCGCGGCTCGAACAACACTCCGTGCCACGACCTAGGTCTGGCGCTCGACGAATCGCGGTAGAGCCCGTATCTTCCGCGACCGTGCGGTCGCTTTTCGTCCCTCTACTGGCTGCGCTGCTTTGGAGCGGCGTTGCGGAGGCGAGCGAGCCCCTTACCTGGCGCGACGAGTGGCCGCGCTTCCGCACTTCCGAGGGCGTCGCGGCCGGGCTCTTCACCGGCGCGTTCGTGGCCAACACCTTGTGGCTCGAACAGAACGAGCATGGCCCGAGCGGCGGCGTCTTGTTCGACGACGCCGTGGTGGACGCGCTGACCCTCGACGACCGCCGCAGCCGGGAGAACGTGGTGCTGGCCGGGGATCTGACGTTCTACTCGATGTTCGCCTATCCACTGGTGGACGCTGGGCTCGCCTGGGGAGTACGCGGCAGCGGCGAAGTCGCCGCGCAAATGCTGCTCATCGACTGGCAGTCCTTCGCCTTGAGCGGAGCCATCGCCACGGCAAGCCAAAAGGGCGTCGGCCGACGCCGGCCCTACGTCGACGATTGCGCGACGGATCCCGACTACGACCCGGCTTGCGGGAACGCAACGGACAGCAATCAGAGCTTCGTCAGCGGACACACCCTTGCGGCGTTCACCGGAGCCGGCCTGACCTGCGTGCACCATCAGCACCTCGACCTCTACGGGGCCGTGGGGGATCCGCTTGCCTGCGCGGCGGCGCTCACGGCCGCAACCTGGGTCGGAACATCGCGCATCACCACCAAAAACCACTACGCCTCGGACGTGTTGTCGGGTGCACTCCTGGGCCTGGGCTCGGGCTACCTCCTACCCAGTGTGCTGCACTACGGCTTCGGTAGCGAAGCCCCGACGGACATGGCCTCGGTATTGATCATGCCGTTCAGCGACGGCACGCACGTGGGCCTGGGAGTGGCGGGAGTGATCTGAGAGTCGATTCAGATCACGATCCGTTTCTATTGCCCCGATGCCGGGTGCGCGCTCGCGGAGGAACGCGTGATCGTGCTGCCGAGGACCTGGTACTGCTTCGGTTGGATTCACGGGCCCGATCACGGATCAGCCTGCTTCCGCTCTGCCGCGGCTTGCGCCACTGGTCAGAAACGCATTGGGCGCGAGACCACTCCCTGTGACCGACACGGCGGCGCGGCCTACTGTTCCCCGAAGGTCAAGCGCTGCTACCCGAGCCCTTGGGCCTGAGCCGCGAAGCCGGCGGCAGCATCCAAGATGGTGGCTGCGTTCGCACGGATCGCTAGTCTGAGCCGCACCTCAAGGCGCGTGTTCGTCCAACCACGTCGCGTATTTGGCGTCGCTGACGTCGAGGCCCGCGGCTTTCGCCTGGACTCGTACGTCGTCTGCCTCGGTCGGCGTCAAGATACCGCGAGCCTCGAGCACCGCCGCGGCTTCCACGGCGTTGTCGTACAGCACCAGGCCGTCATAGCGCGCGGCGTCCGTGATCGGGTCCACCTGGTGAATCAGCGCAACCTCGATGCGGTCGGGATGGTCGGCGATCACCTTGCGATAGACTTCGGGATCTTGATGCGTGTTGTCGCCGAAGAGCACGAAGCGCTGCGGGGCGCGCGCATCGAGCACGCGAGTGATGTCCGCAACCTTTTCCTTCTCTGCCACCCACGGCACACCGGAGATCCCTGTTTCGATGGGACCCATCGGCACGCCATGCAAAGTGAGCCAGTCGGGCACCTCGACGACGCGGTCCGGCTTGCGCGCGGTGACGTAGGTCAGATCACCGAGCTTGCCGCCGTCGTGCAGCTCGAGCGCCATGTACAGCGCCGCCATCCCAGGATAGGGCGGAAGCGACAGCTCCGGATTGGCCGGCGGAATCACCGTGTCATCGAGATCGGAGATGATGCCGATCTCGCTCGATCCCGGCTGACAAGCGTCCATGAAGCCGTTGGCCTTGGCGTACACGTGCAGTGCATTGAAAGCCGACTTCCCCACGTAAGGCACGTCGTCCAGCGACGCGAGGGTCGTGAAGGGACCGTCGGCGCTGCGCGCCTCCACGATGTTCTTGGCGGCCAAGCGGTTCAGCTTCACGTCGTCGTCCAAGACCGCGAAGCTGGCGGTGCTCGCCAACTCGAGTAGCCCTCCTGCCTCGCAGCTGCCCTCGGCTGGAAGGCTGGAGTCGGCTTTGGCTGCGCAGGTCGCGCAGTCGTCTGCGGGATCCAGAAAGGCATCCGCGGCCGGTTCGGCGGCCTCACCACAGCCGCCAAGGACCACGGCAGCGGCGACCAGCGCCAGAGCATTGCTTCGAGCGCGCTTCGTGGACGGAGTTCGCATGGTGGTTTCCTTTCCTGATCACAGGCGTGTGATGCGCCCGAGCTCGGGCGGCGCGACGGGACTCGAAGCTTTCAGGTACGCGCGGAATGCCTCCAGATCCTCGGGCCCCACCACTCGATCCGTCCCCTCGGCCAAGACCGTGAAGCCGTCGCCGCCGCCGGCCAAGAAGTCGGTGACGGTGACGCGCACCTTGGCGCCCAGGGCAACGGGCGCACCATTCAGGGACACGCTGCCAGGCACCACACGCTGCCCCAAGGGCTTGGCCGGATCCCACGTGTAGGTGAAGCCCGCGGACACTTGCAGCACGTACTGCTTTTCGCCGGTCGGCGTCGCGGTCCACTGCTGCTCGAGCAGATCGTAGATCTGCTGTCCGCTGAGCGTCAGCGTCACCAGACGATTGCCGAAGGGTTGTACCTCGAAGGCTTCTTCGTAGGTCACCGCGCCTTCCGGCTCGCCATGTTGAGCGTGCCAGGTGATCAGATCGGCGCGAATGCCACCTGGATTCATGAAGGCCAGTTCGGCGTCGCCGGCGGTCGCTGCCAGCTGCGCGTCGCTGAGCAGGCTGCCCAAGCGCGAGTCGCCCGGGCCCGACGCGCTTCGCGTGATGTTGCCGGTGATCTGGCCCACGACCTCACCTGCCGTCGAAGCAGAGAGCGCATCGTACTTGGCGATCAGCGCGGTTTGCTCCGCGTGGCGCGGCACGTTCCGGGTGACGACGAGGTTGTTCGCGCTCATCGACGTCACATCCCCCGACAGCTCGTCGACCGCGAGGTCGACCTTGGTCAACAGCTTGCCGAAAGAAGCGGCACTCGTGACCAGGGTGTCATTGATGTTGCAGATGTGAGCGGCGTTCGTGTGCCCCGTGACCACGACATCCACCGCCGGGTCCAGTCGATCGACGATCTCGAACACCGGCCCTGAGATCCCCTCGCAACCGTTGAAGCTGCCCGCCGCCTTGCCGCCCTCGTGCAAGAGCACGACGATGGTCTGAATGCCCTGTTCCTGCAGCTTGGGAACCAGCGCGTTGATCGTGTCGGCTTCGTCCTTGAAAGAAAGGCCAACCACGCCTGCGGGGGACGTGACGGCCGGCGTGTCCTCCAGGGTCAAGCCGATGATGCCAACGTGCGCTCCGCGGAAGCTGCGCACTTGGTAGGGAGCAAACAAGGTGTCCTGACTGGCGTCGACCACCACATTGGCGGCCAGATACTGAAAGTGAGCGCCGTCGAAGCCGTCGCCGTCCTGACATCCGTCGCTTGGATGACATCCGCCCGCCTGCATGCGCAGGAGTTCCCCTGGGCCTTCATCGAACTCGTGGTTGCCCACGGCAGCCACGTCGAGACCCAGAAGGTTCATGGCCTCGATGGTCGGCTCGTCATGAAAGAGCGCTGAAAGCAGCGGCGTCGCGCCGATCACGTCGCCCGCAGCAACCACGAGAGTGTTCGGATTGTCGGCGCGCAGCTGCTGCACGTGGGTCGAGAGATACTCGACGCCACCGGCTTTGACGTTGCCCTGATCGGTCAGGATGCTGCCATCGAACCCAGACGGCGGCTTCAAGCGCCCGTGGAAGTCGTTGAAGGCGAGCAGCTGCAGGTCGACGTTGCCGCAACGGTAGGCCTCATGAGCCTTGGCGTAGGCGGCGAGCTGCTTGAACGCCGTCTTGCCGACGTACTTCACGTCGTCCAGGCTCTTCAGATCCTTGAACCAACGATCGTCCAGCGTGCCCTGGGCGCCGTCGACGCCAGCGCGGAACTCCACGATGTGTTCGGCGGCCGTGCGACTCAAGCCGACGGCAACGTCGAGGATTTCGAAGTCCGCTTCGCCAGCGAGGCGACGAATCGCGCACGCCTCAGCGCTGCCGTCGGCGATCCCGAAGACGTCGGCCTTGCCGCCGGCGAGAAAGCTATCGTCCGGGCCGTCGCCGGGTTCATCGACCGGCGCCGCGGGGTCGCCGCCACAAGCCAGAGCCAACATCCCCGCGATCCACCACGAATGCTGCTTGCTCGTTGCCATGCGCTGCTCCTGTGGGCGAATGTGCGCCTAGGTCGGAGTATGTAGGTTCGAGTAGGCGCACTCAAGCAACAACTTGGCGACGACCATGCGCTTCGCGACGCCTCTTCCACGCACGCGGCAAACCTTCACCACGACCGGAATCGATCTCCTGGGTCTAGGGCGCCGCATCGCGGAGCGCTACTCAAGACCAAGCCACGCTGGACTGGTCTGAGCGTCGCACTGCGCAAGCGCGAAGTTCGACTCACGATCGATACTTGCTATGCCAAGTATCGATCGCGCGAAGCTACCCCCCTCTCACTCCAGGTCCACTGCGGCGGAGCTGGTCGAGGATCTGACCGGCGAGCATCGCGAGAGTCGACGCCGGCGCGCTCACATCAGGCCTCGCGAGCCTCGTCTGGATCTCGACGTCACTCCGTCTCGCGTAGCGCGGATGCACACCGACGAACAGCGGCCGGTCGGTCATGCTCCACGCTCCCAGCTCGTACAGCGTGATGGGACAGAGGGTCTCTTCCGGAAACCAGAACACGATTGCGCGTGACGCCCGGAGTGCGTGATGTTCCCAGGCGATCTGCTCCTCGGCTGCCGTCGGATCGTCGATCGGGAAGTTCGGGCGACGCGGGTTGAGCAGCGCCCACTCTTTCGGTAGCGGGCTCAGGAGCTGGATCATCTCGCTGTGCCAGTCTGGGCAACCCGAGATCCCGCCGGCGAGAAAAAGCAGTGGCCGATCCACTGGCAGCGCATCGGGCGCGACGAAGACGTCTATCGGCATGGCACGACAGTAGCAAGAAACGACGGCGGCGCCCCACCGCTCCGAGCGCAACTCGCCTTGCCCGCCCTCCAC
The nucleotide sequence above comes from Polyangiaceae bacterium. Encoded proteins:
- a CDS encoding bifunctional metallophosphatase/5'-nucleotidase codes for the protein MATSKQHSWWIAGMLALACGGDPAAPVDEPGDGPDDSFLAGGKADVFGIADGSAEACAIRRLAGEADFEILDVAVGLSRTAAEHIVEFRAGVDGAQGTLDDRWFKDLKSLDDVKYVGKTAFKQLAAYAKAHEAYRCGNVDLQLLAFNDFHGRLKPPSGFDGSILTDQGNVKAGGVEYLSTHVQQLRADNPNTLVVAAGDVIGATPLLSALFHDEPTIEAMNLLGLDVAAVGNHEFDEGPGELLRMQAGGCHPSDGCQDGDGFDGAHFQYLAANVVVDASQDTLFAPYQVRSFRGAHVGIIGLTLEDTPAVTSPAGVVGLSFKDEADTINALVPKLQEQGIQTIVVLLHEGGKAAGSFNGCEGISGPVFEIVDRLDPAVDVVVTGHTNAAHICNINDTLVTSAASFGKLLTKVDLAVDELSGDVTSMSANNLVVTRNVPRHAEQTALIAKYDALSASTAGEVVGQITGNITRSASGPGDSRLGSLLSDAQLAATAGDAELAFMNPGGIRADLITWHAQHGEPEGAVTYEEAFEVQPFGNRLVTLTLSGQQIYDLLEQQWTATPTGEKQYVLQVSAGFTYTWDPAKPLGQRVVPGSVSLNGAPVALGAKVRVTVTDFLAGGGDGFTVLAEGTDRVVGPEDLEAFRAYLKASSPVAPPELGRITRL
- a CDS encoding nucleoside 2-deoxyribosyltransferase domain-containing protein, producing MPIDVFVAPDALPVDRPLLFLAGGISGCPDWHSEMIQLLSPLPKEWALLNPRRPNFPIDDPTAAEEQIAWEHHALRASRAIVFWFPEETLCPITLYELGAWSMTDRPLFVGVHPRYARRSDVEIQTRLARPDVSAPASTLAMLAGQILDQLRRSGPGVRGG
- a CDS encoding phosphatase domain-containing protein — encoded protein: MRTPSTKRARSNALALVAAAVVLGGCGEAAEPAADAFLDPADDCATCAAKADSSLPAEGSCEAGGLLELASTASFAVLDDDVKLNRLAAKNIVEARSADGPFTTLASLDDVPYVGKSAFNALHVYAKANGFMDACQPGSSEIGIISDLDDTVIPPANPELSLPPYPGMAALYMALELHDGGKLGDLTYVTARKPDRVVEVPDWLTLHGVPMGPIETGISGVPWVAEKEKVADITRVLDARAPQRFVLFGDNTHQDPEVYRKVIADHPDRIEVALIHQVDPITDAARYDGLVLYDNAVEAAAVLEARGILTPTEADDVRVQAKAAGLDVSDAKYATWLDEHAP
- a CDS encoding alpha/beta fold hydrolase, with protein sequence MRSQDSGCAGSLDGDQLEVTRAVTRFGVNVALSVARSYGGISASSRAKANSFRRPDVMARPIHLLFVLALSACSGSEQPSASPADAGLDAVVSSDAGPDGALDAPSDAATAWESNVACDYPGVRSVDAPATADPNGPRIRFRYRVFEASPTAPWVFVVPGGPGQSLIAEDASSNFALGAVPTAQFNIVYVDARGSGCNVFPDLGTLPDEDAYTIQRVASDVRAVIERESPDEYYLYGASFGTAVVTVAAHDLAQSAVPLPKSIVLEGALGRAFASFDEYFAAFKSEWARVQLLIPSSWRQSLTAEPFGDPNGYTRYQWGAFVSQQLILGDYPGYGHLLSYWLNGLTANDAAANAYVQNFMSSVPAGIPSQPSGGLFSTIACRELWGHWLPGRELSGAELNAVGADLCSGMPRKDYDSVDYLSTIPAVYFHGPFDPTTTTAQAQYHFDNHHGSVRDFITVPNTAHTPLTLGLAARGCAPQVWQAIRGQQQLATVVASCAQSGETIDLVHRDD
- a CDS encoding phosphatase PAP2 family protein, with the protein product MRSLFVPLLAALLWSGVAEASEPLTWRDEWPRFRTSEGVAAGLFTGAFVANTLWLEQNEHGPSGGVLFDDAVVDALTLDDRRSRENVVLAGDLTFYSMFAYPLVDAGLAWGVRGSGEVAAQMLLIDWQSFALSGAIATASQKGVGRRRPYVDDCATDPDYDPACGNATDSNQSFVSGHTLAAFTGAGLTCVHHQHLDLYGAVGDPLACAAALTAATWVGTSRITTKNHYASDVLSGALLGLGSGYLLPSVLHYGFGSEAPTDMASVLIMPFSDGTHVGLGVAGVI
- the mdh gene encoding malate dehydrogenase, producing the protein MARKKISLIGAGNIGGELANLCVTKQLGDVVLFDIAPKENFAKGKALDLEQSSSLSGADAKVIGTSNWADCANSDVLIITAGIPRKPGQSRDDLVGTNLPIIRDVADNMKKHCPNAFAIVISNPLDAMVYELMRRTGKPKGQVVGMAGVLDSARFSLFLARETGASVKDIRAMVLGGHGDDMVPVMSACTINGVPLAQMVAKDKLDAIIARTRKGGGEIVGLMGTSAYYAPAAAAIAMAEAYLYDQKRLLPAAAYLEGEYGYKDFFMGVPCVIGAGGVEKIIEVELSNDEKSMLKKSAESVMSVVEVVKKSS